A stretch of Candidatus Deferrimicrobium sp. DNA encodes these proteins:
- the nuoB gene encoding NADH-quinone oxidoreductase subunit NuoB, with amino-acid sequence MLESIRKRARTGKVTLDLPAGDLPTPFRGMPVIADAFRSANVAEECSRVCATEAIDPEKKTIDLGRCVFCGLCEEACDGEGIRFSQDPRLPCGKREHLVLGGREFPTVKAAPDLRSLLGRSLHLREVSAGGCNGCDLEAQALGNPIFDLQRFGIDFVASPRHADGLLVTGPVSKNMREALVKTYEAIAEPRIVIAIGACAASGGIFRGSYAVENGVGAVLPVALFIPGCPPHPLTLLYGILGFLGRSPEKNPRR; translated from the coding sequence ATGCTGGAATCGATCCGAAAGCGGGCGCGCACGGGAAAAGTGACCCTCGACCTGCCGGCGGGGGACCTCCCGACGCCGTTTCGCGGCATGCCGGTGATCGCGGACGCGTTCCGCTCCGCCAACGTCGCCGAAGAGTGCTCAAGGGTGTGCGCGACGGAGGCGATCGACCCGGAAAAGAAGACGATCGACCTCGGGCGGTGCGTCTTCTGCGGCCTGTGCGAGGAGGCGTGCGACGGCGAGGGGATCCGCTTTTCGCAGGACCCCCGTCTGCCGTGCGGCAAGCGGGAGCACCTGGTGCTTGGAGGACGGGAATTCCCTACCGTGAAGGCCGCTCCGGACCTCCGTTCCCTTCTCGGACGGTCGCTGCACCTGAGGGAGGTGTCCGCCGGCGGGTGCAACGGGTGCGACCTCGAGGCGCAGGCGCTGGGCAACCCGATCTTCGACCTGCAGCGGTTCGGGATCGATTTCGTCGCCTCGCCCCGCCACGCGGACGGGCTACTGGTTACCGGCCCCGTGTCAAAGAACATGCGGGAGGCGCTGGTCAAGACGTACGAGGCGATCGCGGAGCCCCGGATCGTCATCGCCATCGGCGCGTGCGCCGCCAGTGGCGGGATCTTCCGTGGTTCCTACGCCGTCGAAAACGGCGTAGGCGCTGTTCTGCCGGTCGCCCTTTTCATCCCTGGGTGCCCACCCCACCCGCTGACGCTTCTGTACGGCATCCTCGGCTTCCTCGGCCGTTCCCCGGAGAAAAATCCTCGCAGATAG